In Octopus bimaculoides isolate UCB-OBI-ISO-001 chromosome 21, ASM119413v2, whole genome shotgun sequence, a single window of DNA contains:
- the LOC106867288 gene encoding abasic site processing protein HMCES produces the protein MVSSQHFQDTAEASIKSKRVIQPMRWGLVPSWHKGNPNGIPYQTNNCKSETMLEKKMFKVPLEKGRRCVVLAEGYYEWKKSGQTKQPYFITQQIHDVKPNIKTEVEDVKKEDVSMIKTEVKTEIKTEDDAKKETKESVSGEKPSKPLMKMAGVFDICRSKDDKDQDLYSYTVVTVPASAATADIHHRMPAILSTEEDVEQWLDFGAVPIKDAVKLIKPQECIDLYPVSTVVNNSRNNSPECVKPLDMKKPKSALEAWLKKIPKKEPAESNPANFIKKEPKEEEDDESEIPAKKIKQEE, from the exons ATGGTTTCTAGTCAACATTTCCAAGACACGGCTGAAGCTTCGATTAAATCGAAGCGTGTAATCCAGCCGATGAGATGGGGTCTTGTTCCTTCTTGGCACAAAGGCAACCCTAATGGCATCCCTTACCAAACCAATAACTGTAAGTCTGAGACTATGTTGGAAAAGAAGATGTTTAAGGTTCCTTTGGAAAAGGGCAGACGATGTGTTGTTCTCGCTGAAGG ATACTATGAATGGAAGAAGAGTGGCCAAACAAAACAGCCCTACTTCATCACACAACAAATACATGATGTGAAACCCAATATAAAAACGGAAGTGGAGGATGTGAAAAAGGAAGATGTCTCCATGATTAAAACTGAAGTTAAGACTGAAATTAAAACTGAAGATGAtgcaaagaaagaaacgaaagaaagtgTTTCTG GTGAAAAACCCAGCAAGCCCCTCATGAAGATGGCTGGAGTCTTTGATATCTGTAGATCAaaagat GACAAAGACCAGGATCTCTATAGCTACACTGTAGTTACGGTGCCTGCATCTGCTGCCACAGCAGACATCCACCACAGAATGCCG GCTATTCTCAGTACAGAGGAAGATGTTGAACAATGGCTGGATTTTGGAGCCGTTCCAATTAAGGAC GCTGTGAAGTTAATCAAGCCACAGGAGTGCATTGATCTCTACCCCGTGTCTACTGTCGTCAATAACTCCCGCAACAACAGCCCTGAATGTGTTAAGCCACTGGACATGAA gAAACCAAAATCTGCCCTAGAGGCCTGGTTGAAGAAGATACCAAAGAAAGAACCGGCAGAGAGTAATCCAGCAAACTTCATAAAGAAGGaaccaaaagaagaagaagatgatgagagTGAAATACCAGCAAAGAAAATCAAACAAGAGGAATAA